Proteins from a genomic interval of Sphingobacterium lactis:
- a CDS encoding phage portal protein, with amino-acid sequence MASFGQYVNKALGFNPQKREYENQLNAILYGNLINFKDVVFYNYCREDFILKGYKSNAEVYSIVKKIVDKLSFAPLYLYEEKEDNKSLRYKSCKKSVDKVEHAKYNIYRTKALDFVNDNNNFSKLIEQPNEHQSWNELIELFRIFYFVQGEAFLYRETADDSDIALSIHVCPANLMEPVFGGTINDPITGWKLNLLNGQIRKLDAKDVFQLKMANPEFDSMGSQLRGMSPLQAGQKYLQLDDTAVKAWLNSTVNEGAKGLISPNHADPKLWLTPNQVDSLQNSIEEKIHGAENKNKIVASAMPIQYTAIGLSPQALAIVDGLKYSNVKLCDLWGVPPVLFDPNPTYQNMKEAKERFVNEVIIPYLNKEEEGLNRWLTEPFKRADKKNYVLDYDTSVYDELKLDLEERRALSEILSINEMRVLEGWEEIEDSDAANQVFIASGKVPLNEFDMGLTLNDDLNK; translated from the coding sequence ATGGCTAGTTTCGGGCAATACGTCAATAAGGCATTAGGTTTCAATCCCCAAAAGAGGGAATACGAGAACCAGTTAAATGCTATCCTATACGGTAACCTTATCAACTTCAAGGATGTGGTTTTCTACAACTACTGTAGGGAGGACTTTATCCTAAAAGGGTACAAATCCAATGCAGAGGTCTATTCCATCGTTAAGAAGATCGTGGATAAGCTTTCATTCGCTCCATTGTACCTATACGAGGAAAAGGAAGATAATAAAAGCTTAAGGTACAAAAGCTGTAAGAAGTCGGTGGATAAGGTTGAACACGCTAAATACAACATCTATCGAACTAAGGCACTCGATTTTGTCAATGACAACAACAACTTTTCAAAGCTGATCGAGCAACCAAACGAGCATCAGTCATGGAATGAGCTTATTGAACTGTTCCGCATATTCTACTTTGTACAGGGTGAAGCGTTCCTATATAGGGAAACGGCAGACGATAGCGATATCGCATTATCTATCCATGTATGTCCGGCTAACCTTATGGAGCCGGTATTCGGAGGAACGATAAACGATCCTATCACAGGTTGGAAGCTTAATCTATTGAACGGTCAGATACGAAAATTGGATGCGAAGGACGTTTTTCAATTGAAGATGGCAAATCCCGAATTTGATTCTATGGGTAGCCAACTTAGGGGAATGTCACCACTACAGGCAGGACAAAAGTATCTCCAGTTAGATGATACGGCAGTAAAGGCTTGGTTAAACAGTACGGTCAACGAGGGGGCAAAGGGATTGATCAGTCCTAACCATGCAGATCCTAAGTTATGGCTTACACCTAATCAGGTTGATAGCTTACAGAACAGCATCGAGGAAAAGATACATGGTGCGGAGAACAAAAACAAGATCGTTGCATCGGCTATGCCTATCCAATATACTGCCATCGGATTAAGCCCACAGGCATTGGCAATCGTTGATGGTCTTAAGTACTCCAATGTAAAGCTATGTGATTTATGGGGTGTTCCTCCGGTACTGTTCGATCCTAACCCTACCTATCAGAACATGAAGGAAGCAAAGGAAAGATTCGTTAACGAGGTTATCATTCCATATCTGAATAAAGAAGAAGAAGGACTTAACAGATGGCTTACAGAGCCTTTCAAACGTGCTGATAAGAAGAACTATGTATTGGATTATGACACGAGCGTTTACGATGAATTGAAGCTTGATTTAGAGGAAAGGAGAGCATTGAGTGAAATCTTATCCATCAATGAAATGCGAGTACTGGAAGGATGGGAAGAGATTGAGGACAGCGATGCAGCCAATCAGGTATTCATTGCATCGGGTAAAGTTCCTTTGAATGAATTTGATATGGGATTAACATTAAATGATGATTTAAATAAATAG